In a single window of the bacterium genome:
- a CDS encoding Fic family protein translates to MRYIYQQPGWPCFQWDAVALSPLLAAVRLQQGLVIGRMGVIGFALAAQANLEVATQDILGSTKIEGENLDPAEVRSSVARRLGIPTADPVHSGREVDGVVEMTLDATGNFAEPLTRDRLFAWHSSLFPLARSGMRPIRTGAWRTDESGPMQVVSGALGRERVHFQAPDAATLDQEVRRFLAWVEDGPQIDPVVKSALAHLWFVTLHPFEDGNGRIARAIGDLLLARSDQQPMRFYSLSTQICTERNAYYDCLEHTQHGDMDVTAWVTWYVECLRRALTRSEDLLSRVIFKHRFWATCSARVENARQKKILDKLLDDSLGSLTSSKWARIVRCSQDTALRDIQKLMEQGILQKLDRGGRSTAYGLRKDLLD, encoded by the coding sequence ATGCGATACATCTATCAACAGCCCGGGTGGCCCTGCTTCCAGTGGGATGCGGTGGCCCTGTCCCCGCTGCTGGCCGCCGTGCGACTCCAGCAGGGCCTCGTCATCGGGAGGATGGGTGTGATCGGCTTCGCGCTGGCCGCCCAGGCAAATCTCGAGGTGGCGACCCAGGACATCCTGGGATCCACCAAGATTGAGGGGGAGAATCTGGATCCAGCCGAGGTCCGCTCCTCCGTCGCCAGGCGGCTGGGCATCCCCACGGCCGACCCCGTCCACTCCGGCCGCGAAGTGGATGGCGTCGTGGAGATGACACTGGACGCGACCGGCAACTTTGCCGAGCCCTTGACACGGGATCGGTTGTTCGCCTGGCACAGCTCGCTCTTCCCCCTGGCCAGAAGCGGTATGCGCCCGATCCGGACGGGGGCCTGGCGCACGGACGAAAGCGGCCCCATGCAGGTCGTCTCGGGGGCACTGGGCCGCGAGCGGGTGCATTTCCAGGCGCCCGACGCGGCCACGCTGGACCAGGAGGTGCGTCGCTTCCTGGCCTGGGTGGAGGATGGGCCGCAGATCGATCCGGTGGTGAAATCGGCGCTGGCCCATCTGTGGTTCGTCACGCTGCATCCTTTCGAGGACGGCAACGGGCGCATCGCCCGGGCCATCGGTGACCTGCTCCTGGCCCGATCCGACCAACAACCGATGAGATTCTACAGCCTTTCCACCCAAATCTGCACCGAGCGCAACGCTTACTACGATTGTCTCGAGCACACGCAGCATGGCGACATGGACGTGACCGCCTGGGTCACATGGTACGTGGAATGCCTGCGGCGCGCCCTCACCCGCTCGGAGGACCTGCTCTCGCGGGTCATCTTCAAGCACCGGTTCTGGGCCACCTGCTCCGCAAGAGTTGAGAACGCGCGGCAGAAGAAGATCCTGGACAAGCTGCTGGATGACTCCCTGGGCAGCCTGACGAGCTCGAAGTGGGCCCGGATCGTACGCTGCTCCCAAGACACGGCCCTGCGCGACATCCAGAAGCTGATGGAGCAGGGAATCCTCCAGAAGCTGGATCGTGGCGGACGCAGCACGGCCTATGGGCTGAGGAAGGACCTCCTGGATTGA
- a CDS encoding MFS transporter — protein sequence MSLVALLRRRPDLRRLWIGEVVSQAGDSLFQIALLWLMLELTGSSGLTGLVAMSGYLPILLFGLPAGALVDRLDRRRVMLGANLARAALVLVLPLLAAAAWLGPATLGLVTFAMACFSAHFNPARDAIVPELAAPSELRDANTLVQSGWQLALLAGPGLAGLLVPWTGERHLFSATGLAYLVSALFIWRLRTRRPAGATPPSPLAAELRRSLAEVRSGLRLARSDRRLWAILLVTAADNLFIMGPAIVGTPLFVKQVLQDGSGDYAFLLTAYAAGMITGSLLLSRFGGRWRDSRLLLWGIVLDGITFLPLLWVTSFAGAWWTLFVHSLMIPLIVIPRPTLIQRLVPRDFHGRVFSMISVAVTGLSAVSVALTGLVAEWVPIATIFGAIAVLGAATGLAGWSIREFRDA from the coding sequence ATGAGCCTCGTCGCCCTCCTCCGCCGCCGACCCGACCTGCGCCGCCTGTGGATCGGCGAGGTGGTGTCGCAGGCGGGGGACTCCCTCTTCCAGATCGCCCTGCTCTGGCTCATGCTGGAGCTGACCGGCTCCTCCGGCCTCACCGGCCTGGTGGCCATGAGCGGCTACTTGCCCATTCTCCTCTTCGGCCTGCCGGCGGGCGCGCTGGTGGACCGCCTGGACCGCCGCCGCGTCATGCTGGGCGCCAACCTGGCCCGCGCCGCGCTGGTGCTGGTGCTGCCCCTGCTCGCCGCCGCGGCCTGGCTGGGCCCCGCCACGCTGGGCCTCGTCACCTTCGCCATGGCCTGCTTCAGCGCCCACTTCAACCCGGCGCGGGACGCCATCGTGCCGGAGCTGGCCGCCCCGTCCGAGCTGCGCGACGCCAACACCCTGGTCCAGAGCGGCTGGCAGCTGGCCCTCCTCGCCGGGCCGGGCCTGGCCGGCCTGCTCGTGCCCTGGACGGGCGAGCGCCACCTCTTCAGCGCCACGGGCCTGGCCTACCTCGTCTCGGCGCTTTTCATCTGGCGCCTGCGGACCCGGCGCCCCGCCGGCGCGACGCCGCCCTCACCCCTGGCCGCCGAGCTGCGCCGCTCCCTGGCCGAGGTGCGCAGCGGCCTGCGCCTGGCGCGGAGCGACCGCCGCCTGTGGGCCATCCTGCTGGTGACGGCGGCGGACAACCTCTTCATCATGGGGCCGGCCATCGTGGGCACGCCCCTCTTCGTCAAGCAGGTCCTCCAGGACGGCTCGGGCGACTACGCCTTCCTGCTCACCGCCTACGCCGCCGGCATGATCACGGGCAGCCTGCTGCTCAGCCGCTTCGGCGGCCGCTGGCGCGACAGCCGCCTCCTGCTCTGGGGCATCGTGCTGGACGGCATCACCTTCCTGCCCCTGCTCTGGGTGACCAGCTTCGCCGGCGCCTGGTGGACCCTCTTCGTCCACTCGCTCATGATCCCGCTCATCGTCATCCCGCGCCCCACCCTCATCCAGCGCCTTGTGCCGCGGGACTTCCACGGCCGCGTCTTCTCCATGATCAGCGTGGCGGTGACGGGCCTCAGCGCCGTCTCCGTGGCGCTCACCGGCCTCGTCGCCGAGTGGGTGCCCATCGCCACCATCTTCGGGGCCATCGCCGTCCTGGGCGCGGCGACGGGGCTGGCGGGATGGTCCATCCGCGAATTCCGCGACGCATGA